In a single window of the Tigriopus californicus strain San Diego chromosome 2, Tcal_SD_v2.1, whole genome shotgun sequence genome:
- the LOC131877079 gene encoding calcium-transporting ATPase type 2C member 1-like, whose product MAETSPSIVPKASGVIPSPDKRPLPSPVRIHARSRQTSTSGCTMDWLSCEQAATLNVGEVQSMLEVSTENGLTTAQADHKRGLHGLNQVGVQAPDPLWKKYLDQFNNPFILLLLSSALISVCMQQFDDAISITVAIVIVVTVGFVQEYRSEKTLERMGSLLPPTCQCLRDGQIDTILAKYLVPGDVVALEMGDRIPADLRLLEVNELTVDESSFTGETEPKYKTVELTERQAKLACNDMSNICFQGTLVIQGKGLGVVICTGERSQFGEVFKMMQAEDPPRTPLQKSMDVLGKQLTIYSIGVIGLIMLVGWLQGRPILDMFNIGVSLAVAAIPEGLPIVVTVTLAFGVMRMARRNAVVKRLPTVEALGCVDWICSDKTGTLTSNEMTVTDVVSPERIMLDDISNQLQGGVSSPLERANDVLRVLEVGIVCNNAVDNHHEGLHGSPTEKALLVAARNLDALDLRKSFRRLHEIPFSSERKYMAVECENASSQIIYMIKGAPEVIIEKCTLFPSGQGSTSPMTPMQKQRATNANIAMAKRGKRVLALARGANMDQLEFAGLIALQDPPRAGVAESIQILKRSQVQVCMITGDGRETAAAIAHQLGLSGDNKTLLSGHELDNLSEAGLESAVEKCFCFYRTTPRHKVRIVKALQANGRIVGMTGDGVNDGVAIKKADVGIAMGVNGTDVCKEAADMILLNDDFSTILNAIEEGKCIFYNIRNFVRFQLSTSISALMLISLSTLLDIPNPLNPMQILWINVIMDGPPAQSLGLEPADHEVLKRPPRKQREEILSRTLLINVLISASVIISGTLWVYKETMEDGKMTARETTMTFTCFVFFDMFNALSSRSQERLIYEIGFFSNRVFVLAVSLSILGQFAVIYLPPLQYVFQTEALAFSDLVLLTLLSSSVFIVSETKKLWDRGHLRKTAKENGKRNEAHSV is encoded by the coding sequence ATGGCTGAAACATCCCCCTCCATCGTGCCCAAAGCGTCCGGGGTGATTCCCTCTCCCGACAAACGCCCATTGCCCTCCCCGGTCCGCATTCACGCCCGTAGCCGTCAAACGTCGACTAGCGGTTGCACCATGGATTGGCTTTCGTGCGAACAAGCCGCCACACTCAACGTGGGTGAGGTCCAGTCCATGTTAGAGGTGTCAACCGAGAATGGCTTGACCACGGCTCAGGCCGATCACAAACGCGGCCTGCACGGCTTGAACCAGGTGGGTGTCCAAGCTCCGGATCCCTTGTGGAAGAAATACCTCGACCAGTTCAACAATCCGTTCATTCTGCTGCTTTTATCCTCGGCCTTGATTAGCGTGTGTATGCAGCAATTCGACGATGCCATCTCCATCACCGTGGCCATTGTCATCGTGGTCACGGTCGGGTTTGTACAAGAGTACCGCTCCGAGAAAACTTTAGAGCGCATGGGCTCGCTTCTCCCACCCACTTGCCAGTGCTTGCGCGATGGACAGATTGATACCATTCTGGCCAAGTATCTCGTGCCTGGGGACGTGGTGGCTCTGGAGATGGGCGACCGGATCCCGGCCGACCTCCGCCTACTAGAAGTCAACGAGTTGACCGTGGACGAGTCCAGTTTTACTGGGGAGACTGAACCCAAGTACAAGACGGTCGAGCTGACTGAGCGCCAAGCCAAATTAGCGTGTAATGACATGTCCAACATTTGTTTCCAAGGCACCCTCGTCATTCAAGGGAAAGGTTTGGGCGTGGTGATTTGCACGGGCGAGCGTTCTCAATTTGGTGAGGTATTCAAAATGATGCAAGCCGAAGATCCGCCTCGCACACCCTTGCAAAAGAGCATGGATGTGTTGGGCAAACAACTGACCATTTACTCCATCGGGGTGATTGGCCTGATCATGTTGGTGGGCTGGCTCCAAGGCCGTCCCATTCTAGATATGTTCAATATTGGCGTGAGTTTGGCGGTGGCCGCCATTCCCGAAGGCCTACCCATCGTGGTCACGGTCACGTTGGCCTTTGGGGTGATGCGTATGGCCCGCCGTAATGCCGTCGTCAAACGATTGCCCACGGTCGAGGCTTTGGGTTGCGTGGATTGGATCTGTTCCGATAAAACCGGTACTTTGACGTCCAACGAAATGACCGTCACTGACGTGGTCTCCCCGGAGCGAATCATGCTAGATGACATCTCAAACCAACTTCAAGGCGGTGTCAGCTCCCCGCTAGAAAGAGCGAATGACGTGTTACGCGTTCTTGAAGTCGGGATTGTGTGCAACAACGCTGTGGACAATCACCACGAAGGACTCCACGGCTCGCCGACGGAAAAGGCCTTATTGGTGGCGGCCCGAAACCTGGACGCATTGGACCTGCGAAAGTCGTTTCGTCGCCTCCATGAGATTCCGTTCAGTTCAGAACGTAAATACATGGCTGTCGAATGTGAGAATGCGTCCAGCCAAATCATCTACATGATCAAAGGTGCGCCTGAGGTGATCATTGAGAAGTGTACCCTTTTTCCTTCGGGTCAAGGAAGCACTAGTCCTATGACGCCCATGCAGAAGCAAAGGGCCACGAATGCCAATATCGCCATGGCTAAACGGGGGAAGCGTGTTTTGGCCCTGGCCAGAGGGGCAAACATGGATCAGTTAGAGTTTGCCGGCTTGATTGCTCTCCAAGATCCCCCCCGCGCAGGCGTGGCCGAATCTATTCAAATCCTCAAACGGTCTCAAGTCCAAGTATGCATGATTACGGGCGACGGACGCGAGACCGCTGCGGCCATCGCGCATCAACTCGGACTCTCGGGTGACAATAAGACTCTGTTGAGTGGGCACGAACTAGACAATCTCTCGGAAGCGGGTCTTGAATCCGCCGTAGAGAAATGTTTCTGCTTTTATCGGACCACTCCCCGACACAAAGTGCGAATCGTCAAGGCTTTGCAAGCGAACGGACGGATTGTGGGAATGACGGGTGACGGCGTGAATGATGGAGTGGCCATCAAAAAAGCCGATGTGGGCATTGCCATGGGAGTCAATGGCACGGATGTTTGCAAGGAAGCCGCCGATATGATCCTACTCAATGACGACTTCTCCACCATCTTGAACGCCATCGAAGAGGGCAAATGCATCTTCTACAACATCCGCAATTTTGTCCGCTTTCAGCTGAGTACCAGCATATCAGCCCTTATGCTCATCTCCTTGTCCACTTTGCTGGATATCCCGAACCCATTGAATCCGATGCAGATTTTATGGATCAATGTGATCATGGATGGCCCTCCGGCTCAGAGTTTGGGCTTGGAACCTGCCGATCACGAAGTCCTCAAGCGACCCCCTCGTAAACAGCGAGAAGAAATTCTCTCTCGCACTCTGCTCATCAATGTCTTGATCTCGGCCAGTGTCATTATCTCCGGTACCCTTTGGGTGTACAAGGAGACCATGGAGGATGGCAAGATGACGGCCAGAGAAACCACTATGACGTTTACTTGCTTcgtattttttgacatgttcaACGCTTTATCCTCCCGCTCCCAAGAGCGGCTCATTTATGAGATAGGCTTCTTTTCAAAccgtgtttttgttttggccgTGAGCCTGTCAATTTTGGGGCAATTTGCCGTGATATACTTGCCCCCGTTGCAATACGTGTTTCAGACGGAGGCTTTGGCCTTCAGTGATCTGGTTCTTCTCACCCTTTTGTCATCGAGTGTCTTTATAGTGAGTGAAACTAAGAAACTCTGGGATCGAGGGCATTTACGAAAAACGGCAAAGGAAAATGGGAAACGCAATGAAGCACACTCAGTTTAG
- the LOC131893567 gene encoding armadillo repeat-containing protein 2-like: protein MVEPFVKMSTRGNSRWTPLPPMAEDKIVIQKQSSLTNFPLRPLKTKRPFTPRDRHWNHHGHNADDPLSLVGTNVRISLPSVKKSLLRLESSRKSSTESLGSMRLPAILESDPQNLRLTTKPKRQQFRALQAAVPHENEEVDNILTASRKFSFQAQVRTTDRNNDITTPGHSLTEIQDCLHRVSSADCQLTLLEELRQLAKMLSLIKADTQQRRAIYSTLSPLVQHESSAVLIALLDVLLLLKLSRINLTMVAKILFHVASSERNDEELHAKAIVTRFFHAISESCPVTDGDLMIYGYGALKFVSFNRNILKDLVNQGLMDVLVLHLQILSHHIEELNEPTPNELINEVFQISACLRNALDVQEGRNSFMKLDGPSLLARLVDQFKSDPEIMCNMSRILSLLSLCDDNAHEALNHNDQLISNILELIDSHRGRPELIVRLAFSLGNFAAKYQESRRRILNHGNMLTTLPEVMSQYANQTIQSLKERPTSKVLEKKSLPSNSGAGDTTDTLIKLIRVYANTSIDAECGEKIALNDTVVQTLIKLAEASNQIKCEELALPTLATLNNLSFYPVLHHEEIFEQIILFIDRQYPEPIALEAVRVLGNLSRHPQIRAKLRSNDHLIRVISQWSGATGSKLQFPALGILVNLMTDAEFRAIFRLRNGTSLLIGQLRRIQQTQDYALGSLLCQCLWNYCIDADDPIQLLGKRQLDALEQTLIGLLDLDAEEDPNVSPTYAEFSSVGFYLLSKLCSE, encoded by the coding sequence ATGGTGGAgccttttgtcaaaatgtcCACTCGTGGCAATTCTCGTTGGACACCACTGCCACCCATGGCCGAGGACAAGATCGTCATTCAAAAGCAGAGCAGCCTTACGAATTTTCCTCTTCGCCCCCTCAAAACCAAACGCCCCTTCACGCCCCGCGATCGCCATTGGAACCATCACGGGCACAATGCCGACGACCCGTTGAGCCTAGTGGGCACCAATGTGAGAATATCCTTACCCTCGGTAAAGAAGAGCTTGCTCCGACTGGAAAGTAGCCGGAAGAGTTCAACCGAAAGTTTGGGATCCATGCGATTGCCCGCCATTCTTGAATCTGACCCGCAGAACTTACGGCTGACAACAAAACCCAAACGTCAGCAGTTTCGGGCCTTGCAAGCTGCGGTCCCCCATGAGAATGAGGAAGTGGATAATATTTTAACGGCCTCGCGGAAATTTTCGTTCCAAGCTCAAGTGCGCACAACCGACCGCAACAACGATATTACTACTCCCGGTCATTCCCTGACTGAAATCCAAGATTGCTTGCACAGGGTTTCGTCTGCAGATTGTCAACTAACTCTGCTCGAGGAACTCCGGCAATTGGCTAAAATGCTATCTCTAATCAAAGCCGATACTCAGCAACGTCGTGCCATTTATTCGACTCTATCTCCATTGGTTCAACACGAGAGCTCGGCGGTTTTGATCGCTCTTTTAGATGTTCTACTTCTGCTGAAGCTCTCAAGAATTAATTTAACCATGGTCGCCAAGATTCTATTCCATGTAGCGAGTTCGGAACGCAACGATGAGGAGCTCCATGCAAAAGCCATTGTCACTCGATTTTTTCACGCCATTAGCGAGTCTTGTCCGGTCACTGATGGTGACTTGATGATTTACGGTTATGGTGCTTTAAAGTTTGTTTCCTTCAACAGGAACATATTGAAAGACCTGGTTAATCAAGGCTTGATGGATGTGCTGGTGCTACATTTACAAATACTCTCGCATCACATTGAGGAGCTGAATGAGCCCACCCCGAATGAACTCATAAATGAGGTGTTCCAAATATCAGCTTGCTTGAGGAACGCCTTGGATGTTCAAGAAGGGCGCAATTCTTTTATGAAGTTGGATGGCCCCAGCCTCCTGGCTCGTCTCGtagatcaattcaaaagtgATCCAGAGATTATGTGCAATATGTCCAGGATTTTGAGTCTGTTGTCCCTTTGTGACGACAATGCTCATGAGGCTTTAAATCACAACGATCAATTAATCAGTAATATCTTAGAACTCATTGACAGTCACCGGGGACGACCGGAGTTAATCGTTCGACTAGCATTTTCTCTCGGTAACTTTGCTGCCAAGTACCAAGAAAGCCGGCGACGCATTTTGAATCATGGCAACATGCTTACAACTCTACCCGAGGTGATGTCTCAATATGCCAATCAAACTATTCAATCCCTGAAAGAGAGACCCACCTCGAAGGTTCTGGAGAAGAAGAGTCTGCCTTCAAATTCGGGAGCAGGAGACACAACTGATACTTTAATCAAACTCATTCGGGTTTATGCCAACACTAGCATCGATGCAGAATGTGGCGAGAAAATTGCCTTGAACGACACCGTGGTGCAAACACTAATCAAACTGGCGGAAGCtagcaatcaaatcaaatgtgaAGAATTGGCTTTACCTACATTAGCCACTCTTAACAATTTATCCTTCTACCCTGTCCTTCACCACGAGGAAATCTTTGAGCAAATCATTCTCTTCATCGACCGTCAGTACCCGGAGCCCATTGCTCTGGAAGCAGTTCGGGTCTTGGGCAATCTGAGCCGGCATCCACAAATTCGGGCCAAACTCCGATCCAATGACCATCTCATTCGAGTCATCAGCCAATGGTCTGGAGCCACCGGAAGCAAGCTCCAATTCCCGGCTTTGGGGATCCTAGTGAACCTGATGACCGATGCAGAATTTCGCGCCATATTTCGACTCCGGAATGGGACCTCACTCCTCATAGGGCAATTGCGCCGGATTCAACAAACTCAGGACTATGCTTTGGGGTCACTGCTCTGTCAATGCTTGTGGAATTATTGCATCGATGCCGACGATCCCATCCAGCTCTTGGGAAAAAGGCAATTGGATGCGTTAGAACAAACTCTCATTGGTCTTTTGGACTTGGACGCAGAAGAGGATCCCAACGTATCGCCTACGTACGCGGAATTCTCATCAGTGGGTTTCTAccttttgagcaagttgtgttcTGAATGA
- the LOC131892641 gene encoding histone demethylase UTY-like produces MAGNVKLSPLDLEILSELDALAFGFVRLSLEESPGSRKKQVALKAVAFMERLVVERQARLNQQRHADSNNNGSRNPLIDPLTYCKLGHLHLLLGDYTKALSAYQKYATLTPNQYWRNTVYLYGQGLVFFHFNAFRWATKVFQQVLYLEPGFPRVNEIHIRLGIMAKVNNDFGTSLRHFQMAQINTAPCTFNEAEINFHIAHLHEVYGKYAKANLLYRDLLKDPDLSSPLRADVHRQLGWIFYSVDAMGEKMGRIQTAIQHLQKSIEIDAKSGQSLYLLGRCHAAMGKVHEAFIAYRNSVDKSESNADTWCSIGVLYQQQNQPMDALQAYICAVQLEKFHVAAWTNLGILYESVNQLQDSLTCYCNAVSKLKNPSPNLHQRIKYLKTQLSNAPPPSHSMKSKQLPSVEEAWNLPVSNEMAGRQSNAMKGAKVSAPQNGPSDPNKRFKSESNPGNNAPPALTPQQLQTLHHLQSQASLVPPQQQLLQTLQSQLHNYRQYQVKVQQQRVVENAVSSLDSGELVNADILAELQNKDLGSVSDRELEALISQQDIGSFAESLLKQIQADGVEHHDMEVDGERDGDDEDSGRSTRASHQTENGVMESKDSIMECSTDNRDDSGFKLEDGGVNAQVTSLDIPTHLEVVRSTKSLCVDTSMTSDEILLVCKKWFESNTELSLTLSMTDKGPPEPPERPQKSLSKENLLPPTPSVYLENRKDASSAQLQEFCIKHPITVVRGIASALKLDLGLFSTKQLVETHGSQKVDVITQLKQNADENWDFNLTKQVWHCIVTKSNTTISKYAQYQTATFQDSLKEEQEKGGSGGFRGDLDLDGREETRRRRKQQSFLQFGMNVDLSEQRHWRTQLTELMKLPPWARVVSAGNMLTHIGYPIPGMNTVQLQMKVPCSRTFARQESNNFCAIDINIGPGDCEWFAVPYEYWGAVRTLCEKHGVNFSHGSWWPNMKDLMEEEVPVYRFLQRPGDMVWVNSGCLYWVQAVGWCNNIKWNVGPLTNTQYNLALERYEWNKLLGMKSRVPMVHLSWSLARNVRLNDEALYKSMKNTLVQSLKRTILILEYLKSAGIELKHHSRKRHDPAHYCAQCEREVFAILFVREIESQHIVSCFDCARSRSPDLKGLVCLEEVRLSDLKAVHDGFRFQVTPGPTPAYGHHAALAANAAAALVSPTSSSAAQHHVAAETLFAGALTNHQMLGLSAYQSAAAAAAAAAVAVSGVSSGSTDPRASFSAPTGTLLRSLPLCLPACSSLPISSQGRAPCLGEVMEDSATPEIGPIEAMRQDKRKFQEGKLDVSLSSSELLSCCKDLGHDDGDINTRLYDAPPVNPPKSKATSLSREELLPPTPSVYVRSKEEAYSPQLLEFCLQKPIVLIRNLASICDIDLQLYSTKRLVQSHPSHPVEIRSQMEQTADENWDPTMSKQVWYCTSSRSHTTIAKYAEYQASNLEETWDTMERTVNPKFDFSDKPTRRMIKFGTNCDLSDEKKWAPQLNDLWKLPAWLRVVSAGNMLSHVGHQILGMNTVQLYMKVPCARTPGHQENNNFCAVNINIGPGDSEWFGVANEYWSEVEQFCHKNGLSYLHGSWWPNISELTEAGIPCYRFLQKPGDVVFVNSGCVHWVQATGWCNNIAWNVGPLTHRQYAMAMERYEWNKSQKYQSIVAMTFLSWNLARNLRVSDSRLFLSIRAVLMQSIRLIVQQLSFAETKGIKIRFHGRKRNEPVHYCGLCDEEVYNVLFVKENEKRHTVHCLRCARTQDSDLKGFVCLEEYHLQDLLDTYDNFQLATSGELISSSVAS; encoded by the exons ATGGCGGGCAATGTGAAACTCAGCCCGCTGGATCTGGAGATCCTGTCCGAGTTAGATGCCTTGGCCTTCGGGTTTGTGCGCCTCTCGCTCGAGGAGTCGCCGGGCTCGCGCAAGAAGCAGGTTGCCCTCAAGGCCGTGGCGTTCATGGAGCGTTTGGTGGTGGAGCGGCAGGCCCGCCTCAACCAGCAGCGACACGCCGACTCCAACAACAATGGGTCGCGCAATCCGCTCATTGACCCGCTTACCTATTGCAAATTGGGCCACCTCCATCTCCTGCTCGGCGATTACACCAAGGCCCTGTCGGCCTACCAGAAGTACGCCACCTTGACGCCTAATCAATACTGGCGGAATACGGTCTacctgtacggccaaggccTGGTGTTCTTCCATTTCAACGCCTTTCGATGGGCTACCAAAGTGTTTCAACAAGTGCTCTACCTCGAACCCGGCTTCCCGCGGGTCAACGAGATCCATATCCGACTCGGCATCATGGCCAAAGTGAATAATGACTTTGGCACGAGTCTACGCCACTTTCAAATGGCTCAAATCAACACGGCTCCGTGCACTTTCAACGAGGCTGAGATCAACTTCCACATCGCTCATCTCCACGAAGTGTATGGCAAATACGCCAAGGCCAATCTCCTCTATCGTGATCTACTCAAAGACCCTGACCTAAGTTCGCCCTTACGAGCGGACGTCCACCGGCAGTTAGGCTGGATCTTCTATTCCGTGGACGCCATGGGCGAAAAGATGGGCCGAATCCAAACGGCCATTCAACACCTCCAAAAGTCCATCGAGATCGACGCTAAGTCCGGCCAAAGTCTGTATTTGTTGGGTCGCTGTCATGCGGCCATGGGCAAAGTTCACGAGGCCTTTATCGCGTATCGCAATTCCGTGGACAAATCGGAAAGCAACGCCGATACATGGTGCTCCATCGGAGTGTTGTACCAACAGCAAAACCAACCCATGGACGCGCTCCAAGCTTACATTTGTGCTGTGCAATTAGAGAAATTTCACGTGGCGGCCTGGACGAATCTGGGCATTTTGTACGAGTCCGTGAACCAGTTGCAGGATTCGCTTACGTGTTATTGCAATGCTGTCTCCAAACTCAAGAATCCGAGCCCTAATCTCCACCAACGTATCAAGTATTTAAAGACTCAGTTGAGCAATGCTCCGCCACCCAGTCATTCCATGAAAAGCAAGCAGTTACCCTCCGTCGAAGAGGCCTGGAATCTCCCCGTGAGCAACGAAATGGCCGGTCGCCAGTCCAATGCCATGAAAGGCGCCAAAGTTAGTGCGCCCCAGAACGGGCCATCGGATCCGAACAAACGATTCAAGTCCGAGAGCAACCCTGGTAATAATGCTCCACCCGCTTTGACACCCCAGCAGCTTCAGACCTTACATCATCTGCAAAGTCAGGCCAGTTTGGTTCCGCCTCAGCAGCAACTACTCCAAACGCTCCAATCTCAACTGCACAATTACCGGCAATATCAAGTGAAAGTCCAACAACAACGAGTGGTCGAGAACGCCGTGTCCTCGCTGGACTCGGGAGAACTGGTCAATGCCGACATCTTGGCCGAGCTTCAAAACAAAGACCTGGGCAGTGTGAGTGACCGCGAGCTCGAGGCCTTGATTTCCCAACAAGACATTGGCTCTTTTGCCGAGAGCCTCTTGAAACAAATCCAAGCCGATGGCGTCGAGCATCACGACATGGAAGTGGACGGGGAACGAGACGGAGATGATGAGGATTCGGGCCGATCCACGAGGGCCTCACATCAGACTGAAAATGGCGTGATGGAAAGTAAGGATTCCATAATGGAGTGCTCCACCGACAACCGTGACGATTCCGGATTCAAACTCGAAGACGGCGGGGTCAATGCGCAGGTCACGTCATTGGACATTCCCACCCATTTAGAGGTAGTGCGCAGTACAAAGTCACTCTGCGTTGACACGAGTATGACGAGTGATGAGATCCTgctggtttgcaaaaagtggtTCGAATCGAACACGGAGCTGTCGCTGACCCTGTCTATGACGGATAAGGGCCCTCCGGAGCCACCCGAGAGGCCTCAAAAATCACTTTCCAAAGAGAATCTTCTTCCACCCACGCCCAGTGTTTATTTGGAGAACAGGAAGGATGCGTCCTCGGCTCAGCTCCAAGAGTTTTGTATTAAGCACCCCATCACCGTGGTGAGAGGCATCGCGAGCGCTCTCAAGTTGGATCTGGGCCTCTTCTCTACCAAGCAATTGGTAGAAACTCACGGTAGTCAGAAAGTGGATGTGATCACCCAGTTGAAGCAAAACGCTGATGAGAACTGGGACTTCAACCTCACCAAGCAAGTGTGGCATTGCATTGTGACCAAATccaacaccaccatcagcAAATACGCCCAATACCAAACGGCCACTTTTCAAGATAGTCtcaaagaggaacaagagAAAGGTGGCTCAGGAGGGTTTCGAGGCGATCTCGATCTCGATGGACGTGAAGAGACGCGTCGTCGTCGGAAACAGCAATCCTTCCTCCAATTTGGAATGAACGTGGACCTCTCCGAACAACGCCATTGGCGAACTCAACTGACTGAACTGATGAAACTTCCGCCTTGGGCGCGGGTCGTGTCGGCTGGGAATATGCTTACTCACATCGGATATCCGATCCCAGGGATGAACACGGTCCaacttcaaatgaaagtgCCTTGCTCCCGGACGTTTGCGCGACAAGAGAGTAATAATTTCTGTGCCATTGATATCAATATTGGGCCCGGTGATTGCGAGTGGTTTGCGGTGCCCTACGAGTATTGGGGAGCAGTGCGAACGCTGTGCGAGAAGCACGGTGTCAATTTTAGCCATGGCTCTTGGTGGCCGAATATGAAGGATCTCATGGAGGAAGAAGTGCCCGTGTACCGATTCCTCCAAAGGCCCGGCGACATGGTGTGGGTGAATTCCGGCTGCTTGTATTGGGTGCAAGCGGTGGGTTGGTGCAATAATATCAAGTGGAACGTGGGTCCTCTGACCAACACTCAATACAACCTGGCCTTGGAACGCTACGAGTGGAACAAATTGCTGGGGATGAAGTCCCGGGTGCCCATGGTCCATCTCAGTTGGAGCTTGGCCCGAAACGTGCGTCTGAACGACGAGGCACTCTACAAATCCATGAAGAATACACTAGTACAAAGCCTCAAGAGGACGATTCTGATTCTCGAGTACCTGAAATCCGCGGGCATTGAGTTAAAGCACCACAGTCGCAAACGTCACGATCCGGCCCATTATTGTGCACAGTGCGAACGAGAGGTCTTTGCCATCCTATTTGTGAGAGAAATCGAGAGTCAACACATCGTGAGCTGCTTCGATTGTGCCAGGTCCAGAAGTCCAGATCTCAAAGGGTTGGTGTGCTTGGAGGAAGTTCGATTATCCGATCTGAAGGCCGTCCACGATGGTTTTCGATTCCAAGTGACACCTGGACCCACCCCAGCCTACGGACACCATGCGGCCTTGGCGGCTAATGCTGCTGCGGCCTTGGTTAGCCCCACATCTAGTAGTGCGGCTCAACACCACGTGGCCGCGGAAACCTTGTTTGCCGGTGCTTTAACCAACCATCAAATGCTGGGCTTGTCCGCCTATCAGTCTGCGGCGGCGGCCGCAGCCGCAGCTGCTGTTGCCGTTTCAGGCGTCTCCTCGGGGAGCACAGATCCAAGAGCCTCGTTCTCAGCCCCTACAGGCACTCTG CTGC GAAGTCTTCCTCTTTGCCTGCCCGCTTGCTCATCACTGCCAATTTCGAGCCAGGGTCGAGCTCCTTGCCTTGGGGAAGTCATGGAGGACTCTGCCACGCCTGAGATCGGTCCCATCGAGGCCATGCGACAGGACAAACGCAAATTCCAAGAGGGCAAGCTCGATGTCTCTCTGAGCTCGTCCGAACTTCTGTCCTGTTGTAAGGACCTCGGTCATGACGATGGAGACATCAACACACGCCTCTACGACGCACCGCCCGTCAATCCTCCCAAGTCGAAGGCAACAAGCCTGAGCCGCGAGGAACTCCTCCCGCCCACCCCCAGTGTATATGTACGCTCCAAAGAGGAGGCCTACTCGCCCCAACTCCTAGAATTCTGTCTTCAGAAACCCATTGTTCTCATACGTAATCTAGCTTCAATTTGTGATATTGATCTCCAGTTGTACTCGACCAAGCGCTTGGTCCAATCCCACCCGTCGCACCCGGTGGAGATCCGATCCCAGATGGAACAAACCGCCGACGAGAACTGGGATCCCACCATGTCCAAGCAAGTCTGGTACTGCACCTCATCTCGATCTCACACAACCATAGCGAAATACGCCGAGTATCAAGCCAGTAACCTCGAAGAGACTTGGGACACCATGGAGCGAACGGTGAACCCCAAGTTTGATTTCTCGGACAAACCCACACGGAGAATGATCAAGTTCGGTACAAATTGCGACCTCTCGGACGAGAAGAAGTGGGCCCCTCAACTTAACGATTTGTGGAAGTTGCCGGCGTGGCTCCGCGTCGTGTCCGCCGGCAATATGCTCTCACACGTGGGCCATCAGATTTTGGGTATGAATACGGTTCAGCTGTACATGAAAGTGCCGTGTGCGCGAACGCCAGGCCATCAGGAGAACAACAACTTCTGTGCGGTCAACATCAACATCGGTCCGGGCGATTCGGAATGGTTCGGTGTGGCTAACGAGTATTGGAGTGAAGTGGAGCAATTTTGTCACAAGAACGGGCTCAGCTACTTACACGGGTCATGGTGGCCCAACATCAGTGAATTGACTGAGGCGGGTATTCCGTGCTATCGGTTCCTCCAAAAGCCGGGCGATGTTGTGTTTGTCAATTCCGGATGTGTTCATTGGGTGCAAGCCACAGGCTGGTGCAATAACATCGCATGGAATGTCGGGCCGCTGACGCACCGGCAATACGCCATGGCCATGGAACGGTACGAGTGGAATAAGTCCCAGAAGTATCAGTCCATTGTGGCCATGACATTCTTGTCGTGGAACTTGGCGCGGAACCTGCGCGTGAGCGATTCCCGCCTCTTCCTGTCCATCCGAGCTGTTCTGATGCAAAGTATTCGTCTCATCGTTCAACAGTTGTCGTTTGCCGAGACCAAAGGCATCAAGATTCGCTTCCATGGACGTAAGCGCAACGAACCCGTCCACTATTGCGGTCTGTGTGACGAGGAAGTCTATAACGTTCTGTTTGTCAAAGAGAATGAGAAGCGTCACACTGTGCATTGTCTGAGATGCGCCCGTACTCAAGACTCTGATCTCAAGGGCTTTGTCTGTCTGGAGGAATACCACCTCCAAGACTTGCTCGACACCTACGACAATTTCCAATTGGCCACCAGTGGCGAATTGATTTCGTCTAGTGTAGCTTCTTAG